From Magnolia sinica isolate HGM2019 chromosome 13, MsV1, whole genome shotgun sequence, one genomic window encodes:
- the LOC131222692 gene encoding AAA-ATPase ASD, mitochondrial-like: MMEYLWPGVGSTLASLMLFWAVVQRYLPFGLDDHLMKYTNILIGYIYPYIQIKIPEYTGHRMKRSDVYIAIQTYLTATTSGLAKRLKAEMGKDTKNLTYSMDDYEQVTDKFRGAKVWWSSNRSVSQSLSISWYPAQEEPRYYTLTFHRRHRQLIMDYYMSHVVEEGKAIGVRNRQRKLYTNNPSSNWDGYKKTVWSHVVFEHPATFDTLAMDPEKKQEIKDDLETFREAKDYYVKIGKAWKRGYLLYGPPGTGKSTMIVAMANFLDYDVYDLELTAVKDNTELRKLLIDTSSKSIMVIEDIDCSLDLSGKRKKKAKKSEDNTDEKKLPPGADKDDSTSKVTLSGLLNFIDGLWSACGGERIIVFTTNHLEKLDPALIRRGRMDKHIELSYCSFEAFKVLAKNYLDLDSHPLFKTVQQLIEEINITPADVAENLMPKSSKATAADKANTCLENLIQALHKAREVMKSKEAAVQLEETGSGETAKVDKDDAGSDKDDAGSESD; encoded by the coding sequence ATGATGGAGTATCTGTGGCCAGGGGTGGGTTCCACTCTAGCCAGCCTCATGCTCTTCTGGGCCGTGGTCCAGAGGTACCTGCCGTTTGGGCTCGATGACCACTTGATGAAATACACCAACATTTTGATTGGATACATCTACCCCTACATTCAGATCAAGATCCCAGAATACACCGGCCATCGCATGAAGCGCAGCGATGTCTACATTGCAATCCAGACCTACCTGACCGCCACCACCTCCGGGTTGGCCAAGAGGCTCAAGGCCGAGATGGGCAAGGACACCAAAAACCTTACCTACAGCATGGACGACTACGAGCAAGTCACTGACAAATTCCGTGGGGCCAAGGTTTGGTGGTCATCCAACAGGTCGGTCTCACAGTCGTTGAGCATATCTTGGTATCCCGCACAGGAGGAACCACGGTACTACACCCTCACATTCCATCGGCGCCACCGGCAGCTCATCATGGATTACTACATGAGCCATGTTGTAGAAGAAGGGAAGGCAATCGGCGTGAGAAACCGGCAGAGAAAGCTGTATACCAACAACCCCAGTAGCAACTGGGATGGCTACAAGAAGACTGTGTGGAGCCATGTCGTGTTCGAGCACCCAGCAACGTTCGATACACTGGCCATGGACCCAGAGAAGAAGCAGGAGATCAAGGACGACCTCGAGACGTTCCGAGAGGCAAAGGATTACTATGTAAAGATTGGCAAGGCATGGAAACGAGGCTACCtcctgtatggcccacctggcaCTGGGAAATCCACAATGATTGTCGCCATggccaatttcctggactatgaTGTGTACGACCTCGAATTGACGGCCGTGAAGGATAACACAGAGCTGAGGAAGCTCCTGATCGACACCAGCAGCAAATCCATCATGGTCATCGAAGACATCGACTGTTCTTTAGATCTGTCCGGCAAGAGGAAAAAGAAGGCTAAGAAATCAGAGGACAACACAGATGAGAAGAAACTTCCACCTGGGGCAGACAAGGATGATAGTACTAGCAAAGTTACTCTCTCAGGGCTACTCAATTTCATCGACGGACTGTGGTCAGCTTGCGGAGGAGAACGGATCATTGTCTTCACCACAAACCATTTGGAGAAGCTGGACCCAGCTCTCATACGGAGAGGTCGGATGGACAAGCACATCGAGCTATCATACTGCAGCTTCGAGGCTTTTAAAGTGCTCGCAAAGAACTATCTGGACCTCGACTCACACCCTCTAttcaaaactgtccaacaactgATAGAAGAGATTAACATCACCCCAGCCGATGTAGCTGAGAACCTGATGCCCAAGTCCTCCAAAGCCACTGCTGCCGATAAGGCAAACACCTGCCTTGAAAACCTGATTCAAGCTCTCCACAAGGCCAGGGAAGTAATGAAATCCAAGGAAGCAGCAGTTCAGTTGGAGGAGACCGGCAGTGGGGAGACGGCGAAAGTCGACAAAGATGATGCTGGCAGTGACAAAGATGATGCTGGCAGTGAAAGCGATTAA